In one Shinella zoogloeoides genomic region, the following are encoded:
- a CDS encoding aldo/keto reductase, whose product MKAELPAVTLPGGRQVPALGLGTWHMGEGEASPAEEAASLRAGLDLGMTVVDTAEMYADGGAEEVVGEAIRGRRDEVFLVSKVLPYNASRAGTIAACEASLKRLGTDHVELYLLHWRGRHPLAETVEAFETLKAQGKIGAWGVSNFDESDMKELLGAAEPARPSANQVLYNLARRGIEYDLLRWSQVQGIPIMAYSPLDEGRLIGHPALEEIGRIHNASSAQVALAFLLTKAGVIAIPKSGSPERVRENFRAAEIRLTSEDLRLLDEAFPPPTRKRPLEMI is encoded by the coding sequence ATGAAAGCGGAACTACCGGCAGTGACCCTTCCCGGCGGACGGCAGGTGCCGGCGCTCGGCCTCGGCACCTGGCACATGGGCGAAGGCGAGGCTTCCCCCGCCGAGGAAGCCGCAAGCCTCAGGGCGGGGCTCGACCTCGGCATGACGGTCGTCGACACGGCGGAAATGTATGCCGACGGTGGGGCGGAGGAGGTCGTGGGAGAAGCGATCCGGGGCCGGCGCGACGAGGTCTTCCTCGTCAGCAAGGTGCTGCCCTACAATGCCAGCCGCGCCGGCACGATCGCCGCCTGCGAGGCTAGCCTGAAACGGCTCGGTACCGACCACGTCGAGCTCTATCTCCTGCACTGGCGCGGCCGCCATCCGCTCGCCGAGACCGTCGAGGCCTTCGAGACATTGAAGGCTCAGGGTAAGATCGGCGCCTGGGGCGTTTCCAACTTCGATGAAAGCGACATGAAGGAACTGCTCGGCGCGGCCGAACCCGCCCGGCCTTCTGCCAACCAGGTGCTCTACAACCTCGCCCGACGCGGCATCGAATACGACCTCCTGCGCTGGAGCCAAGTGCAGGGCATTCCCATCATGGCCTATTCGCCGCTCGATGAGGGACGCCTGATCGGCCATCCGGCGCTGGAGGAGATCGGCCGCATCCACAATGCCAGCTCCGCCCAGGTCGCCCTCGCCTTCCTGCTCACCAAGGCCGGCGTCATCGCCATCCCGAAATCCGGCTCGCCGGAGCGCGTGCGCGAGAATTTCCGTGCCGCCGAGATCCGCCTCACCTCGGAAGACCTGCGCCTTCTCGACGAAGCCTTCCCGCCGCCGACCCGCAAGCGGCCGCTGGAGATGATCTGA
- a CDS encoding ATP-binding protein, producing MAAGEQERRDGVAAGNRLLGRVVACSGSRATISAIAEGGQTALTELWAVGRLISISVGRNRVVALVYAMSTDQQNWSENRDTIFRVEVELLGEVHVGADGREEFSAGITDYPHLGAIAHRIRASDLAKVYDSGKNDVCTIGKLTQDESLDATIHVPSMLEKHFAIVGTTGVGKSTAVTLLLHKAIQSDPKLRVLILDPHNEFAAAFGDLAVVIDTDTLDLPFWLFRLEEFAEVVFRGRPPVAEEMDILRDLIPEAKRAFRGSTENGLMRRTSEKSSITADTPVPFRIADLLALVDERIGRLEGRAEKPHLRSLKVKIMSAINDPRYHFMFSSNTITDTILDTIARIFRIPGDGRPVTTFQLAGIPSEVVNSVASVLCRMAFEIGLWSNGGVHMLVVCEEAHRYVPADPKLGFTPTRQAIARIAKEGRKYGVSLGIITQRPGELDPTILSQCSTIFAMRLANDHDQEIIRSAIPNSSSSTTSFISSIGNGEAIAFGEAVAVPMRMRFSRVEENRLPKANGTAVVAMSEDTPQSVDLRSIVSRMRAVSGPDISGFQNSYIAAQSTPLSTGYEDAPYEDAEDYIETLRNASDTRPASVHEPYRPDMLPGAQGAYQPSTQERFETIRRELAEPQRPAPDPYHQPSRPAPAFGEQQEPRREGSIREQLLKKPLSSLIRR from the coding sequence ATGGCGGCCGGCGAACAGGAGCGCCGGGACGGCGTGGCGGCCGGGAACCGGCTGCTCGGCCGCGTCGTCGCGTGCAGCGGCTCGCGCGCCACCATCAGCGCGATCGCCGAAGGCGGGCAGACGGCACTCACCGAACTCTGGGCCGTCGGCCGGCTCATTTCCATTTCCGTCGGCCGCAACCGCGTCGTCGCCCTCGTCTACGCCATGTCCACCGACCAGCAGAACTGGTCGGAAAACCGCGACACGATCTTTCGCGTCGAGGTCGAACTCCTGGGCGAGGTTCATGTCGGCGCCGACGGACGCGAGGAGTTTTCCGCAGGGATCACCGACTATCCGCATCTCGGCGCCATCGCCCACCGCATCCGCGCGTCCGATCTCGCCAAGGTCTACGACAGCGGCAAGAACGACGTCTGCACCATCGGCAAGCTGACGCAGGACGAAAGCCTCGACGCCACGATTCACGTCCCGTCCATGCTGGAGAAGCATTTCGCCATCGTCGGCACGACGGGCGTCGGCAAGTCCACCGCCGTGACCCTCCTGCTGCACAAGGCGATCCAGTCCGATCCCAAGCTGCGCGTGCTCATCCTCGATCCGCACAACGAATTCGCGGCCGCCTTTGGTGATCTGGCGGTCGTCATCGACACCGATACGCTGGACCTGCCGTTCTGGCTGTTCAGGCTGGAGGAGTTCGCCGAAGTCGTCTTCCGCGGTCGCCCACCCGTCGCCGAGGAAATGGACATCCTGCGCGACCTCATTCCCGAAGCCAAACGCGCCTTCCGAGGGTCGACGGAAAACGGGCTGATGCGGCGGACGAGCGAGAAAAGCTCGATCACCGCCGACACGCCTGTCCCGTTCCGTATCGCGGACCTGCTGGCCCTGGTCGACGAGCGCATCGGACGCCTGGAAGGCCGGGCGGAGAAGCCGCATTTGCGCTCGCTCAAGGTCAAGATCATGTCGGCGATCAACGACCCGCGCTACCACTTCATGTTCTCCTCCAACACGATCACCGACACGATCCTCGACACGATCGCCCGCATCTTCCGCATTCCGGGCGACGGCCGGCCGGTGACGACCTTCCAGCTCGCCGGCATTCCCTCGGAGGTCGTCAATTCGGTCGCCTCCGTGCTCTGCCGCATGGCCTTCGAGATCGGTCTGTGGAGCAATGGCGGCGTGCATATGCTGGTCGTCTGCGAAGAGGCGCACCGCTACGTGCCGGCCGATCCGAAGCTCGGCTTCACGCCGACGCGTCAGGCCATCGCCCGCATCGCCAAGGAAGGCCGCAAATACGGCGTCTCGCTCGGCATCATCACCCAGCGCCCCGGCGAACTCGATCCGACGATCCTGTCGCAATGCTCGACGATCTTCGCCATGCGCCTTGCCAACGACCACGACCAGGAGATCATCCGCTCGGCGATCCCGAACTCCTCCTCCTCGACGACGAGCTTCATATCCTCGATCGGCAACGGCGAGGCGATCGCCTTCGGCGAGGCCGTCGCCGTGCCGATGCGCATGCGCTTCTCCCGCGTCGAGGAGAACCGCCTGCCGAAGGCAAACGGGACGGCCGTCGTTGCAATGAGCGAGGACACGCCGCAAAGCGTGGACCTGCGCTCCATCGTCTCGCGCATGCGGGCGGTCTCGGGCCCGGACATTTCCGGCTTCCAGAATTCCTACATCGCCGCGCAGAGCACCCCGTTGTCGACCGGCTACGAGGATGCGCCCTACGAGGACGCGGAAGACTATATCGAGACGCTGCGCAATGCGTCCGACACGCGGCCGGCGTCCGTGCACGAGCCCTACCGCCCGGACATGCTGCCCGGCGCGCAGGGAGCCTACCAGCCCTCGACGCAGGAACGTTTCGAGACGATCCGCCGCGAGCTCGCCGAGCCGCAGCGCCCCGCTCCCGATCCCTACCACCAGCCGTCGCGCCCCGCGCCCGCCTTCGGCGAGCAGCAGGAGCCGCGCCGCGAAGGCTCCATCCGCGAGCAGCTTCTCAAGAAGCCCCTCAGCAGCCTGATCCGGCGCTAA
- a CDS encoding acetolactate synthase 3 large subunit yields MSGTENQMTGAEIVLQALKDNGVEHIFGYPGGAVLPIYDEIFQQDDIEHILVRHEQGAGHMAEGYARSTGKVGVMLVTSGPGATNAVTPLQDALMDSIPLVCLTGQVPTTLIGSDAFQECDTVGITRPCTKHNWLVKDVNDLARIIHEAFRVAQSGRPGPVVVDIPKDVQFATGTYTPPSAAPIQKSYQPKISGDARMIEAAVSLMKTARRPVIYSGGGVVNSGPEASRLLRELVEITGFPITSTLMGLGAYPASGKNWLGMLGMHGSYEANMAMHDCDVMICVGARFDDRITGRLNAFSPNSKKIHIDIDPSSINKNVRADVPILGDVGNVLEDMVRLWRAGAKDYDKAIHADWWTSIARWRARNSFAYKPSDDVIMPQYAIQRLYELTKDRDTYITTEVGQHQMWAAQFYGFEHPNRWMTSGGLGTMGYGFPAAIGVQVAHRDSLVIDIAGDASIQMCIQEMSCAVQYNLPVKIFILNNQYMGMVRQWQQLLHGNRLSNSYTEAMPDFVKLAEAYGGVGIACDKPGDLDGAIQEMIDVNRPVIFDCRVANLTNCFPMIPSGKAHNEMLLPDEATDEAVANAIDAKGRQLV; encoded by the coding sequence ATGAGCGGAACAGAAAATCAGATGACGGGCGCCGAAATTGTCTTGCAGGCCCTGAAAGACAATGGCGTCGAACATATCTTCGGCTATCCGGGCGGTGCCGTCCTGCCGATCTATGACGAGATCTTCCAGCAGGACGACATCGAGCACATCCTCGTGCGTCACGAGCAGGGCGCCGGCCACATGGCCGAAGGCTACGCCCGCTCCACCGGCAAGGTCGGCGTCATGCTCGTCACCTCCGGCCCGGGCGCGACGAATGCCGTCACGCCGCTGCAGGATGCCCTGATGGATTCCATCCCGCTCGTCTGCCTCACCGGTCAGGTTCCGACCACGCTCATCGGTTCGGATGCCTTCCAGGAATGCGATACGGTCGGCATCACGCGCCCCTGCACCAAGCACAACTGGCTGGTCAAGGACGTCAACGACCTTGCCCGCATCATCCATGAGGCTTTCCGCGTCGCCCAGTCCGGCCGTCCCGGCCCGGTCGTCGTCGATATCCCGAAGGACGTGCAGTTCGCGACCGGCACCTATACGCCGCCGTCCGCCGCACCGATCCAGAAGAGCTACCAGCCGAAGATTTCCGGCGATGCCCGCATGATAGAGGCCGCTGTCAGCCTGATGAAGACAGCCCGCCGGCCGGTCATCTATTCGGGCGGCGGCGTCGTCAATTCCGGCCCGGAGGCCTCCCGGCTGCTGCGCGAGCTGGTCGAGATCACCGGCTTCCCGATCACCTCCACGCTCATGGGCCTCGGCGCCTATCCGGCCTCCGGCAAGAACTGGCTGGGCATGCTCGGCATGCACGGCTCCTACGAGGCGAACATGGCGATGCACGACTGCGACGTCATGATCTGCGTCGGCGCGCGCTTCGACGACCGCATCACTGGCCGCCTCAACGCCTTCTCGCCGAACTCGAAGAAGATCCACATCGACATCGACCCGTCCTCGATCAACAAGAACGTCCGCGCCGACGTTCCGATCCTGGGCGATGTCGGCAATGTCCTGGAGGACATGGTCCGCCTGTGGCGGGCCGGCGCGAAGGACTACGACAAGGCGATCCATGCCGACTGGTGGACCTCGATCGCCCGGTGGCGTGCGCGCAATTCGTTCGCCTACAAGCCGAGCGACGACGTCATCATGCCGCAATACGCGATCCAGCGCCTCTACGAGCTGACCAAGGACCGCGACACCTACATCACGACGGAAGTCGGCCAGCACCAGATGTGGGCCGCGCAGTTCTACGGCTTCGAGCATCCGAACCGCTGGATGACCTCGGGCGGCCTCGGCACGATGGGCTACGGCTTCCCGGCGGCGATCGGCGTGCAGGTCGCGCATCGCGACAGCCTCGTCATCGATATTGCCGGCGACGCGTCGATCCAGATGTGCATCCAGGAAATGAGCTGTGCCGTGCAGTATAACCTGCCGGTCAAGATCTTCATCCTGAACAACCAGTACATGGGCATGGTGCGCCAGTGGCAGCAGCTGCTGCACGGCAACCGCCTTTCGAACTCCTATACGGAAGCGATGCCGGATTTCGTCAAGCTGGCGGAAGCCTATGGCGGCGTCGGCATCGCCTGCGACAAGCCGGGCGATCTCGACGGCGCCATCCAGGAGATGATCGACGTCAACCGTCCGGTCATCTTCGACTGCCGCGTCGCGAACCTGACGAACTGCTTCCCCATGATCCCGTCGGGCAAGGCGCATAACGAAATGCTGCTGCCCGACGAGGCCACGGACGAAGCGGTCGCCAACGCGATCGACGCCAAGGGCCGCCAGCTCGTTTGA
- the ilvN gene encoding acetolactate synthase small subunit yields the protein MNAHLQPTGSAYFIAKETQVAESHTLSVLVDNEPGVLARVIGLFSGRGYNIESLTVSETEHEAHLSRITIVTRGTPSVLEQIKSQLERIVPVHRVVDLTVRAKVLGQERPIEREVALVKIVGSGEMRQETLRLADAFHAKVVDATTEHFILEITGKSSKIDQFVAIMKPLGLVEVCRTGIAAMNRGPQGM from the coding sequence ATGAACGCACACCTTCAGCCCACGGGCTCCGCCTATTTCATCGCCAAAGAAACGCAGGTCGCGGAGAGCCACACGCTCTCCGTGCTCGTCGACAACGAGCCGGGCGTCCTTGCCCGCGTCATCGGCCTGTTCTCCGGCCGCGGCTACAATATCGAAAGCCTCACGGTCTCCGAGACCGAGCACGAGGCGCACCTGTCGCGCATCACCATCGTGACGCGTGGCACGCCGAGCGTTCTGGAACAGATCAAGTCGCAGCTCGAGCGCATCGTGCCGGTCCACCGGGTGGTCGATCTTACCGTGCGCGCCAAGGTGCTTGGCCAGGAACGACCGATCGAGCGGGAAGTAGCGCTGGTAAAGATCGTCGGCTCCGGCGAGATGCGGCAGGAAACGCTGCGCCTTGCCGATGCCTTCCATGCCAAGGTCGTCGATGCGACCACCGAGCACTTCATCCTGGAGATCACCGGAAAGTCCTCCAAGATCGACCAGTTCGTCGCGATCATGAAGCCGCTCGGCCTCGTGGAAGTATGCCGCACCGGCATCGCCGCGATGAACCGCGGCCCGCAGGGGATGTGA